TAAAGAAGAAAAAAAGAATTAACTTTTTATCCATCCAAAGGGATAATTATGAACATATTAAAAAAAATAGTATATGATAGAAAAAAAATGATTGAATTAGAAAAAAGGAAAAATATAATTCAAGATTTAAGAAGTTTTATTGAAAATAGAGATATAGATGTTGAAAAAAAGAAAAAGTTAAAATTATCTAAGAGTATAAAAAAGACAAAAGAGATAAAAAATCCTATAATAACTGAGATTAAGCCAGCATCTCCATCAAAGGGAAATATAAAAAAGATAGATCTTGAAGATGTTGAGAATATTGCAAAAGAAATGATTGAAGGAGGTTGTTGTGGAATATCTATTTTAACTGAACCAAAATACTTTAATGGAAGTTATTATAATTTAATAGTCGCGAGAAAATTTGATATTTCTATATTGATGAAAGATTTTATCGTTGATTTTTATCAGATAGACATTGCCAGTGAAATTGGATCTAATGCTATTTTGTTGATAGTTTCTGTTTTAGGAGAAGACATTGGAGAATTTTTAGATTATGCTAAGGAGAATGACTTAGAGTGTTTAGTTGAGACTCATAATGAGGAAGAAATAGATATAGCCTTAGATGCAGGGGCTAAAATAATAGGGATAAACAATAGAGATTTAAAAACATTGAAAATAGATTTAAAAACAATTGAAAAATTAGCCCCATTAATTCCAAACAATAAAATAAAAGTTGGAGAGAGTGGAATTTATAATAAGGAAGATTTAAACTATATATTAAAATTTGTAGATTCTGCACTAATTGGCTCTTCTATAATGGAAAGTAAAAATATTAAAGAAAAGGTTAATGAATTAATTAAAAAATAATTTCTATTTTACTTTAAAGCATCTATTTAATTTATCATAAAAACTCTGTCCCTTTACAAAGTATGCGTAACTATCTGATTTTTTAAATATTAATTCATCATCTCTATTTATTTCATATTCAACACTACCATCTATTACCAATAGAGCGGGTTTATCTAATTTAAGTTTTAATTTAATTTTATCTGAACTTGGAACTACCAGAGGTCGAGAAGATAGTTTATAGGGGCATATTGGGGTTATTATAAAGCAATCTACATTTGGAGATACTATGGGACCACCAGCACTTAATGAATAGGCAGTTGATCCAGTTGGTGTTGAGATAATAATTCCATCTGCCCTAACATTTTCTATGAGTTTATCATTTATATATACTTCAAACTCTAAAATTTTTGCTGGATTTTTAGTAATAACAACCATTTCATTTAAGGCAGATGGAGTTTCTATAACTTTATTATCTTTTATAATTTCACATTTTAATTTACTTCTTTTTTCTATATCATAATCCCCAGAAATTACTTTATCAATTACTTTAAAAATTTCATCTTTACTAAATTCAGATAAAAATCCAACTTTTCCCATATTTACTGCAATTATTGGAACTACTTCACCATTAACTAATCTCGATGCTCTCAATATAGTTCCATCTCCCCCTATTGCTATGATGTGCGACATTTTTTGAATATTAAAAGGTTCTCCTCCAACTATATCTTTCAAAAATGGCTCAACGCAGTAAGGTATATTTTTATTTTTTAAATACTCACAAACTTTTATAGCCAATTCAATTGCCTCTTTTTTATCTTCTCTAACTACTATCCCAAAACTTATTGGCTTTATAATCCACTTATTTCCAAAAAGAGATATTAACTTTTTATGTAAATATTTATTACTAACAATTAAAGAAGTTTTTTCCATTAAATCTAACCTTATATTTAACTCTTTCCCATTTTTGTTAGTTATTACAGCATTACCCTCCTTACAAATAACATATGCCCCAGCAATATCACATAGTCGAGAGTTTTCATTAACATTTATATAGGCATCTAATGAACCACTAACAACATAACACATTTCTAAGGCAGTTGAGCCAAATAATCTAATTCTCCTAACTTTTTTCTCTTTTAAAAATTCTAAAAGGTCATTAGATAATCCATAAACAAATAGTCCAATAGATGCTTCACGTAAATTTTTTATATTTTTGGTTTTAATTCTTATTTTTTCATTGTCCTTCTCTAAGTAACTACCATATCCTTTAATTCCATAATATATTTCCCTAGTAGCTAAATTTTTTACAATTCCGATATATAAGTCGTTTATACTATAGTTGTTTGCTATGAACTTTTTAATCCATTTTAAATCGTTAATATTCTCCCTAATTGATTTTTTATCTTCACTTCTAATTTTTGCAATGGCAATAGATGTTGAATAAATAGGAATAGATTTCAGAGCGTTGTATGTTCCATCTATTGGATCTAAAATAAATATATGCTCTAAATCGTTGCCAATAACTTTTAAACCAATTTCCTCACTTATTAAAATGCCTCCTCCATACTTTTCTAATATACTTATGGCAATATTTTCTGCAATAAGATCTATTCTCTTAGTTGGAGTTCCATCTGCTCCTATTTTTACAATTTCCTCAGCCTTTTCCCAACCAATTAATGGCTTTATCTTTTTATCAATCTCTTCAATAACTTTCATTGCAATTTTAAAACCTTCCATAACTATCACACAAAAAATTATAAATAAATATTAATAAATAAACATTAAATAAAAAATTCTCTAATTATTAAGGTGAAACTATGGCAATTAGAGTTAGTGATTTATTAGATAGACCAATTTATACTACATCTGCGGTATATGTAGGAAAAGTTTATGATGTAATGATTGATTTAAATAAAGGGGCAATTAGTGGTTTAATAGTATCTGATATCCAAAATGGATGCTTAAAAGATTATGTTACTGATCCTTCAAAGAAAGTCGTTTTAC
This Methanocaldococcus sp. DNA region includes the following protein-coding sequences:
- a CDS encoding indole-3-glycerol-phosphate synthase: MNILKKIVYDRKKMIELEKRKNIIQDLRSFIENRDIDVEKKKKLKLSKSIKKTKEIKNPIITEIKPASPSKGNIKKIDLEDVENIAKEMIEGGCCGISILTEPKYFNGSYYNLIVARKFDISILMKDFIVDFYQIDIASEIGSNAILLIVSVLGEDIGEFLDYAKENDLECLVETHNEEEIDIALDAGAKIIGINNRDLKTLKIDLKTIEKLAPLIPNNKIKVGESGIYNKEDLNYILKFVDSALIGSSIMESKNIKEKVNELIKK
- a CDS encoding bifunctional NADP phosphatase/NAD kinase, producing the protein MEGFKIAMKVIEEIDKKIKPLIGWEKAEEIVKIGADGTPTKRIDLIAENIAISILEKYGGGILISEEIGLKVIGNDLEHIFILDPIDGTYNALKSIPIYSTSIAIAKIRSEDKKSIRENINDLKWIKKFIANNYSINDLYIGIVKNLATREIYYGIKGYGSYLEKDNEKIRIKTKNIKNLREASIGLFVYGLSNDLLEFLKEKKVRRIRLFGSTALEMCYVVSGSLDAYINVNENSRLCDIAGAYVICKEGNAVITNKNGKELNIRLDLMEKTSLIVSNKYLHKKLISLFGNKWIIKPISFGIVVREDKKEAIELAIKVCEYLKNKNIPYCVEPFLKDIVGGEPFNIQKMSHIIAIGGDGTILRASRLVNGEVVPIIAVNMGKVGFLSEFSKDEIFKVIDKVISGDYDIEKRSKLKCEIIKDNKVIETPSALNEMVVITKNPAKILEFEVYINDKLIENVRADGIIISTPTGSTAYSLSAGGPIVSPNVDCFIITPICPYKLSSRPLVVPSSDKIKLKLKLDKPALLVIDGSVEYEINRDDELIFKKSDSYAYFVKGQSFYDKLNRCFKVK
- a CDS encoding PRC-barrel domain-containing protein, whose protein sequence is MAIRVSDLLDRPIYTTSAVYVGKVYDVMIDLNKGAISGLIVSDIQNGCLKDYVTDPSKKVVLPFNLITAIGNIILVKHPAGNNYGFLKKKEK